Below is a window of Gammaproteobacteria bacterium DNA.
CGCCGCGACAAAGGACACGGACAGGGGCCCGAAGAAGAGCAGCGCCGAGAGCAGGACCATGGCGCGGTTCGCGCGAACCTCGGCGGGAAACCCCGAGGCGAGAAATCGCATGATCCGGGAACGGGAAAACCTTCCCGGTGGGTACATGCGACGCTGCGCCGCGCCGACCAGGTGCTCGAGCCGCCGCAGCAGCACGGGGCTGTAGCCGCGGCTGCGCCCCAGGGCGAGGTGGTGGCATGCCTGGCGATAGCGTCGCGGCAGGTCCGGTCCGGTTTCTCCGGTCGTTCCCTTTGGTGCGCGGCGTCCGGCCGCTTCCAGGACGGACTCCAGTTCCCGCCAGACCGGTTCGAACTGCTGCGTGAACTGGTCCTGGGTCATCGTGTACCCATGAGCCAGGCCGAGACGCCGAGGACCTCGTCGAGCACGGCATCGGGTGGCTGTCCGTCGCGGCCCGTTACCGCGCGAGCGAGCCCGGCGAGTTCCACGTTGCGTTCGGGGGTCAGCGACGTGCTGCGCTCGGCGAACGCCAGCAGGGACTGCTGCTCCTCCAGTGTCAGTTCCGCGGCGGGCGGGTGTGGGCGGGCCTGGACCGCCGCGGCTTTCTCCGGGCGCTCGTCCGCGTAGACCACCAGCGTGCCCGCCACCTGGTCACCAAGCCGGCGAAAATCGCGGCTGAGCAGCATGGAGACCAAACCAGTCCCGTACAGGGCCGGCAGAAAATCGGCGAAGCGCAGCAGATTGCGGAGCAGCGATGCGGACCAGCCGATCGGTGTCGCGTCGTCGTGTACCGCGCGCAGACCCATGGCGGACTTGCCGGGTGTGGCGCCGTCTCGCAGGACCTCGAACAGAACGTAGTAGAACCACTCCACCACGAACAGGGCGATGAAGAACAGCCCGGTTGCGAACTCCTCGGGCAGCAGGATCCCGAGGACGATGCCGATGACCCCATAGAGGACGAGCCGGATGAGGGAGTCTATCGCCCAGGCGAAGGCGCGCGG
It encodes the following:
- a CDS encoding RDD family protein, translating into MSFPLDEVLDTVRRIESPEGVDLPLTPAGPVPRAFAWAIDSLIRLVLYGVIGIVLGILLPEEFATGLFFIALFVVEWFYYVLFEVLRDGATPGKSAMGLRAVHDDATPIGWSASLLRNLLRFADFLPALYGTGLVSMLLSRDFRRLGDQVAGTLVVYADERPEKAAAVQARPHPPAAELTLEEQQSLLAFAERSTSLTPERNVELAGLARAVTGRDGQPPDAVLDEVLGVSAWLMGTR